Proteins from a genomic interval of Hornefia porci:
- a CDS encoding single-stranded DNA-binding protein yields the protein MEEEKMNSVQLIGRLTRDPEVRYTASQMAVATFTIAINRPVKSGEEQKADFPRITVFGRQAENCEKYLNKGNRVAIEGRIQTGSYQNKNGDTVYTTDVVASRVEFLESRNAAQRSSEQQRQPAGRTDQRPASRPAETQMDMTGIPPAFEEIEDDVPF from the coding sequence ATGGAGGAAGAGAAGATGAATAGCGTGCAGTTAATAGGGAGGCTGACCAGAGACCCGGAGGTACGGTACACAGCGTCACAGATGGCGGTAGCAACATTTACTATCGCGATCAATCGTCCGGTGAAATCTGGAGAGGAGCAGAAGGCAGATTTCCCGCGGATTACGGTATTCGGAAGGCAGGCGGAGAACTGCGAGAAGTATCTGAACAAGGGCAACAGAGTTGCGATCGAGGGCAGAATCCAGACCGGAAGTTACCAGAACAAGAACGGAGATACTGTCTATACGACGGACGTCGTTGCTTCAAGGGTGGAGTTCCTGGAATCCAGAAACGCTGCGCAGAGATCATCAGAGCAGCAGAGACAGCCCGCGGGTCGGACGGATCAGAGACCAGCATCAAGACCAGCGGAGACGCAGATGGACATGACCGGAATCCCGCCGGCATTTGAAGAAATTGAAGATGATGTTCCATTCTGA